A stretch of the Clostridium botulinum genome encodes the following:
- a CDS encoding zinc dependent phospholipase C family protein: MKTLMERAFGRTARGFMGAVNPIKKVIIKTHCITHKYINNKALQLLKNQGYTHEYRCLKNYITDINAGVTWADQDMKSINHFYHFNQKKGLYGFSNALEECRKYYRLSLKYLDLGELHKSMFYLGASCHLVQDVTVPQHVNNRLLKKHRDFELWIIKQVLLGYNFETQKDIKRYKSIDEYIQKNASIANKVYFRYNGVRSKEEKYMNVACAIIEEAQLTTAGLMIDYCEKFDKTISLFR; the protein is encoded by the coding sequence ATGAAAACATTAATGGAAAGAGCTTTTGGAAGAACAGCAAGAGGTTTTATGGGTGCTGTTAATCCAATAAAAAAAGTAATAATTAAAACGCATTGTATTACGCATAAATATATAAATAATAAGGCATTACAATTATTAAAAAATCAAGGATATACACATGAATATAGATGTTTGAAAAATTATATAACTGATATAAATGCAGGAGTTACTTGGGCAGACCAAGATATGAAAAGCATAAATCATTTTTATCATTTCAATCAAAAAAAAGGTTTATATGGGTTTTCAAATGCATTAGAAGAATGCAGAAAATACTATAGATTATCTTTAAAATACTTAGACTTAGGAGAACTCCATAAAAGTATGTTTTATCTAGGAGCTTCATGTCACCTAGTACAAGATGTAACGGTACCTCAGCATGTAAACAATAGACTTCTAAAAAAACATAGAGATTTTGAGTTATGGATAATAAAGCAGGTATTACTTGGATATAATTTTGAAACTCAAAAAGATATTAAAAGATATAAAAGTATAGATGAGTATATACAAAAAAATGCATCTATTGCCAATAAAGTTTATTTCAGGTATAATGGTGTTAGAAGTAAAGAAGAAAAATATATGAATGTTGCTTGTGCAATAATAGAAGAAGCACAATTAACTACAGCAGGACTTATGATTGATTACTGTGAAAAATTTGATAAAACAATTTCATTATTTAGATAA
- a CDS encoding V-type ATP synthase subunit I codes for MAIVKMNKFTLFAFEKEKKELLRSLQEFEGVQFIDLKPNLKNEEMSFFRLVASDKDILELEGQLSKIKFCLDYLKPYFERKGAFSVLKEGKKTITFKELENIAKEVDWNIIYQELKLRENRINNLNNEKTKIETDIENILPWENFDGDFGELDELKLTTYFLGTIPTSLKNKFLEEIKNSNEKFYFETINETSEELYVLIIGLKEQEDNINNILKTFGFSKINVKYNGNPNKTIVSLKEKLGNIDREKENIFNELRKFKEFEEQLQVVYEYYSNELFREKEEDKFLRSDNVIVIQGWNTISSNEVLEVIVKNISKNSYYLAFEDNVEEDVPIKLKNNNFVEPFESITEMYSLPQYTEIDPTPIMSIFYFIFFGMMLSDAGYGLIMIIGTLIALKLFKLDKGMKNFMKLFLYLGISTTIWGAIYGGWFGDASAQFVGKVAPYILSPSTQIMAVLGLAVVFGVIHIFVGLGMKAYVLLKKGKVLDAIYDVGLWYISLIGIFLMIAGIGGAVGKIMMIVGFVGLILTQGRDADTFVGKLGGGLYGLYGITGYIGDIVSYSRLLALGLATGFIANAFNLMINLIPAPVKYFVGPIIFVGGHLFNLGVNALGAYVHSSRLQYLEFFNKFYEGGGKVFTPFKSVSKFMVVTNEEININRK; via the coding sequence ATGGCAATAGTTAAAATGAATAAATTTACTCTGTTTGCCTTTGAAAAGGAAAAAAAAGAGTTACTAAGAAGCCTACAAGAATTTGAGGGAGTTCAATTTATAGATCTTAAACCTAATCTTAAAAATGAAGAAATGAGTTTTTTTAGATTAGTAGCTTCAGATAAGGATATATTAGAACTTGAAGGTCAACTTTCTAAAATTAAATTTTGTTTAGATTATCTAAAACCTTATTTTGAAAGAAAAGGAGCATTTAGTGTTTTAAAAGAAGGAAAAAAAACTATTACATTTAAAGAACTTGAAAATATTGCAAAAGAAGTAGATTGGAATATAATTTATCAGGAACTAAAATTAAGAGAAAATAGAATTAATAATCTCAATAATGAAAAAACTAAAATAGAAACAGATATTGAAAATATATTACCTTGGGAGAATTTTGATGGCGATTTTGGAGAATTAGATGAGCTCAAATTAACCACATATTTTCTTGGAACAATCCCAACTAGCTTGAAAAATAAGTTTTTAGAAGAAATTAAAAATAGTAATGAAAAATTCTATTTTGAAACAATCAATGAAACATCAGAAGAATTATATGTTTTAATAATAGGGTTAAAAGAACAAGAAGATAATATAAATAATATTTTAAAAACATTTGGATTTTCAAAAATAAATGTAAAGTATAATGGTAATCCCAATAAAACAATAGTATCTTTAAAAGAAAAGCTTGGTAATATAGATAGAGAAAAGGAAAATATATTTAATGAATTAAGAAAGTTTAAAGAATTTGAAGAACAATTACAAGTTGTATATGAGTATTATTCTAATGAATTATTTAGAGAAAAAGAAGAAGATAAATTTTTAAGATCAGATAATGTAATTGTAATACAGGGGTGGAATACTATTTCAAGCAATGAAGTTTTGGAAGTGATTGTTAAAAATATATCAAAAAATTCCTATTATTTAGCTTTTGAAGATAATGTAGAAGAAGATGTGCCAATAAAATTGAAGAATAACAACTTTGTTGAACCATTTGAAAGTATTACGGAAATGTATTCGCTTCCTCAGTATACAGAAATAGATCCAACACCTATAATGTCCATATTTTACTTTATCTTTTTTGGAATGATGCTTTCGGATGCAGGATATGGATTAATTATGATAATAGGTACATTAATTGCTTTAAAGTTATTTAAATTAGATAAGGGTATGAAAAATTTTATGAAACTCTTTTTATATCTAGGAATATCTACAACTATATGGGGTGCTATATATGGAGGATGGTTTGGTGATGCTTCAGCTCAGTTTGTAGGAAAAGTAGCACCATATATATTAAGTCCATCAACACAGATAATGGCTGTACTTGGCTTAGCTGTAGTGTTTGGAGTTATACACATATTTGTTGGACTTGGAATGAAGGCGTATGTTTTATTGAAAAAAGGCAAAGTTTTAGATGCTATATATGATGTTGGGTTATGGTATATATCATTAATAGGTATATTTTTAATGATTGCAGGTATTGGTGGTGCAGTGGGAAAGATAATGATGATAGTAGGTTTTGTAGGTCTTATACTGACACAAGGAAGAGATGCAGATACGTTTGTTGGAAAACTAGGTGGTGGCTTATATGGACTTTATGGAATTACAGGATATATTGGAGATATAGTTTCATATTCTAGACTTTTAGCATTAGGACTTGCAACTGGATTTATAGCAAATGCATTTAATTTAATGATAAATTTAATACCGGCTCCAGTTAAGTATTTTGTTGGACCTATAATATTTGTAGGTGGTCATTTATTTAATTTGGGAGTAAATGCACTGGGAGCATATGTGCATTCTAGTAGATTACAATACCTGGAATTCTTTAATAAGTTTTATGAAGGTGGAGGAAAAGTATTTACTCCATTTAAATCAGTTAGCAAATTTATGGTAGTAACAAATGAAGAAATTAACATAAATAGAAAATAA
- a CDS encoding B12-binding domain-containing radical SAM protein, protein MKKLKVLLVGINSKYIHSNLAIRYLRAYTKDLDYDCNIREFSINDREERILKEIINEKPNIIAFSCYIWNIELVKELANLIKLVNSDIEIIYGGPEVSFDGRYFLESTPGEYVIEGEGEETFKELIKFQINNENNKTLQNNLKNYDELKQIKGLFYKIENKVFYNGKNENMDMNQVIFPYEKDDDLENKIVYYEASRGCPYGCKYCLSSVDKNLRFRNIDRVKQELKYFIDKKVRLVKFVDRTFNANEKFAIDIWKFIVEQDTDTKFHFEISANILTKGQMEILSKSPKGRLQFEVGVQTTNNSILKNINRHVNFENIQEKVEEVQKLHNISQHLDLIAGLPGENLESFIKSFNDVYSIKPEEIQLGFLKLLKGSPMLAEKDKWGMKYSPYPPYEILSTKDISYYELLLLKKVEAMVDKYYNSGKFNTILSYFESKFDTPFEFYYELGEFFEQKGYFDRNISGTDYYKVFLEFNSEKLKADNEVLNDIVKYDYLKYNKKNWIPKFLERNIDKKLNNDIKDKIINENPKLNKNKLYLHQFNINVNHFIKTDEVVRKNTYLVYDGENEDNIIDVTNEI, encoded by the coding sequence ATGAAAAAATTGAAAGTATTACTAGTGGGAATAAACTCTAAATATATACATTCAAATTTAGCTATTAGATATTTAAGAGCATATACTAAAGATTTAGATTATGATTGCAATATCAGAGAATTTTCTATTAATGATAGAGAAGAAAGAATATTAAAAGAAATAATAAATGAAAAACCTAATATTATAGCTTTTTCATGCTATATATGGAATATAGAACTTGTAAAAGAACTAGCAAATTTAATAAAGCTAGTTAATAGTGATATAGAAATAATTTATGGGGGACCAGAAGTAAGCTTTGATGGAAGATATTTCTTGGAGTCAACCCCTGGAGAGTATGTAATAGAGGGAGAAGGAGAAGAAACTTTTAAAGAACTTATTAAATTCCAAATTAACAATGAAAACAATAAAACATTACAAAATAATTTAAAAAATTATGATGAATTAAAACAAATAAAAGGGTTATTTTATAAAATTGAGAATAAGGTGTTTTATAATGGAAAAAATGAAAATATGGACATGAATCAAGTTATATTCCCTTATGAAAAAGATGACGATTTAGAAAATAAAATAGTTTATTATGAAGCTTCAAGAGGATGTCCTTATGGATGCAAATATTGTTTATCTTCTGTAGATAAAAATCTTAGATTTAGAAATATAGATAGAGTAAAGCAAGAATTAAAATATTTTATAGATAAGAAAGTTAGGCTTGTAAAATTTGTAGATAGAACTTTTAATGCTAATGAAAAATTTGCAATAGACATATGGAAATTTATAGTTGAACAGGATACAGATACAAAATTCCATTTTGAGATATCTGCAAATATACTGACTAAAGGTCAGATGGAAATATTGTCAAAGTCACCAAAAGGAAGATTACAATTTGAAGTAGGTGTACAGACAACAAATAATAGTATTTTAAAAAACATAAATAGACATGTAAATTTTGAAAATATTCAAGAGAAAGTAGAAGAAGTACAAAAATTACATAATATAAGTCAACATTTAGATTTAATAGCAGGCCTTCCAGGAGAAAATCTTGAATCTTTTATAAAATCATTTAATGACGTTTATTCAATTAAGCCAGAAGAGATACAATTAGGATTTTTAAAGCTACTAAAAGGATCACCGATGTTAGCAGAAAAAGATAAATGGGGAATGAAATATTCACCATATCCACCTTATGAAATTTTAAGTACAAAGGATATTAGTTATTATGAATTGTTACTATTAAAAAAAGTAGAAGCTATGGTTGATAAATATTATAATTCAGGAAAATTTAATACTATATTAAGTTATTTTGAATCAAAATTTGATACTCCATTTGAGTTTTACTATGAATTAGGTGAGTTTTTTGAACAAAAAGGATATTTTGATAGGAATATTTCAGGAACTGACTATTATAAGGTATTTTTAGAGTTCAACAGTGAAAAACTAAAAGCAGATAATGAGGTGCTAAATGATATAGTAAAATACGATTATCTTAAATATAATAAGAAAAATTGGATTCCTAAATTTTTAGAAAGAAATATTGATAAAAAGTTAAATAATGATATTAAAGATAAAATCATAAATGAAAATCCTAAATTGAATAAAAATAAATTATATCTTCATCAATTTAATATAAATGTAAATCATTTTATAAAAACTGATGAGGTAGTACGAAAAAATACTTATTTAGTATATGATGGGGAAAATGAAGATAATATTATTGATGTAACTAATGAAATATAA
- a CDS encoding V-type ATP synthase subunit E, whose protein sequence is MSNIENLTSKIIENAKSTAKNLIDKAKEKETNIISKKVNMAEKEKNIILSKAKDESGIKKQRIISNANLQARDMKLSAKIEVLDEVFNASIQELNRMTMSEMINFIKNSILSSEIDGDEEIIVDVSNIVVTPQFVDQLNKELKSKGKIGKLKLSSENRNIGGGYILAKNGIEINNTFDFLVKSLRNDIEAEVAKVLFS, encoded by the coding sequence ATGTCTAATATTGAAAATTTAACTAGTAAGATTATAGAAAATGCAAAATCTACTGCAAAAAATCTAATAGATAAAGCAAAAGAAAAGGAAACTAATATAATATCTAAAAAAGTTAATATGGCTGAAAAGGAAAAAAATATAATATTATCTAAAGCAAAGGATGAATCAGGAATAAAAAAGCAAAGGATTATTTCTAATGCTAACTTGCAAGCTAGAGATATGAAATTATCGGCAAAAATAGAAGTATTAGATGAAGTATTTAATGCTTCTATACAAGAATTAAACCGAATGACTATGTCAGAAATGATAAATTTTATAAAAAATAGTATTTTATCATCGGAAATAGATGGAGATGAAGAAATTATAGTTGATGTTAGTAATATTGTAGTTACACCTCAATTTGTAGATCAATTAAATAAAGAATTGAAGTCAAAAGGAAAAATAGGAAAACTTAAATTAAGCTCTGAAAATAGAAATATTGGTGGTGGATATATATTAGCTAAAAATGGTATAGAAATAAATAATACTTTTGATTTTCTAGTCAAATCTTTAAGAAATGATATAGAAGCTGAGGTAGCAAAAGTTTTATTTAGTTAA
- a CDS encoding V-type ATP synthase subunit K — translation MKTFMEFMIQNGGLILTLLGAGLATFLPGIGSARGIGIVGEAATGVVTEDPDKFGKALILELLPGTQGLYGFVTTIIILSKIGLITGKLVTISLGTGFLIFLASLPIAFAGWKSAISQARTAAAGMTILAKKPEHVMKGVLFAVMVETYALLGFVSSLLMILFIQI, via the coding sequence ATGAAAACATTTATGGAATTTATGATTCAAAATGGAGGATTGATTCTTACATTATTAGGTGCCGGACTTGCAACTTTTTTACCAGGAATAGGGTCAGCTAGAGGAATAGGAATAGTAGGTGAAGCAGCAACTGGGGTTGTGACTGAAGATCCTGATAAATTTGGTAAAGCGCTAATTCTAGAATTATTACCAGGTACTCAAGGATTATATGGATTTGTTACTACAATTATAATTCTTTCAAAAATAGGTTTAATTACTGGAAAACTAGTAACTATAAGCTTAGGAACTGGATTCCTTATATTTCTTGCATCACTACCAATTGCTTTTGCTGGTTGGAAGTCAGCTATTTCACAAGCTAGAACAGCAGCGGCTGGAATGACAATATTAGCAAAAAAACCTGAACATGTTATGAAAGGGGTACTTTTTGCAGTTATGGTTGAAACATATGCATTATTAGGGTTTGTATCTTCTTTATTAATGATATTATTTATTCAAATATAG
- a CDS encoding membrane protein has protein sequence MKRFFKALIIIIVFTISVIFLEKYSLKDYNITLKDDNINVNLQYKGMKDAVDFTLDKENNYYIAYKDKIQLIDKRGKSFDILKNKNLKITSIEFYKNKLYFASGTSVYCYDLHNKDFNEIIKDMPNFGDYKDSIIRINKGNLYVTVGSATNSGVVGEDNRWLQKYPFGHDISPYKITLKGTNFKNGKTGAFLNYGTNSIEGQIVPGHFPGNASIGLYNLDDKKLENFAWGIRNVKGIDFDSKGKLIVSIGGMEDRGLRPIKGDKDYIYVINKKRWYGWPDYSGGDPVNSPRFKSKDNRSIKFVLDNHPTTNPSAPLYTHKTLGTLGSLIVDKRGIIGEKDSICFYDTKEKKLFSLNKQGILKDRIEFNNKINISSIKYIDDKVYFLDSNEGNIYDIDGTNIKDNKVENKPIITFIIIVSCILIFSILKITISNYTKEKK, from the coding sequence ATGAAGAGATTTTTTAAAGCTTTGATTATAATTATAGTTTTCACAATTAGTGTTATTTTTCTCGAAAAATACAGTTTGAAAGATTATAATATTACTTTAAAAGACGATAATATTAATGTAAATTTACAATACAAAGGAATGAAGGATGCAGTAGATTTTACATTAGATAAAGAAAATAATTATTATATAGCTTATAAGGATAAAATACAATTAATAGACAAACGAGGAAAAAGTTTTGATATATTAAAAAATAAAAACTTAAAAATAACAAGTATAGAATTTTATAAAAACAAGTTATATTTTGCTAGTGGTACATCAGTATATTGTTATGATTTACATAATAAAGATTTTAATGAAATAATAAAAGATATGCCTAACTTTGGGGATTATAAAGATTCTATTATAAGAATAAATAAAGGTAATTTATATGTAACAGTAGGTTCAGCTACAAATTCAGGTGTAGTAGGTGAAGATAATAGGTGGCTTCAAAAGTATCCTTTTGGACATGATATATCTCCATACAAAATAACTTTAAAAGGTACAAATTTCAAAAATGGAAAAACAGGCGCTTTTTTAAATTATGGAACTAATAGTATAGAGGGGCAGATAGTTCCTGGACACTTTCCGGGAAATGCTTCAATTGGTTTATATAATTTAGATGATAAAAAATTGGAGAATTTTGCTTGGGGTATAAGAAATGTAAAAGGAATAGATTTTGATAGTAAAGGAAAATTAATAGTATCAATAGGTGGCATGGAAGATAGAGGATTAAGACCTATAAAAGGAGACAAAGATTATATATATGTTATAAATAAAAAAAGATGGTATGGATGGCCGGATTATAGCGGCGGTGATCCTGTGAATTCTCCAAGATTTAAGAGTAAAGATAATAGAAGTATTAAGTTTGTATTAGATAATCACCCAACTACTAATCCAAGTGCTCCTTTATATACTCACAAAACATTGGGTACATTAGGTAGTCTCATAGTAGATAAAAGAGGTATAATAGGGGAGAAGGATTCTATTTGCTTTTATGATACAAAAGAAAAAAAATTATTTTCACTAAATAAACAAGGAATTTTAAAAGATAGGATAGAATTTAATAACAAAATTAATATAAGTAGTATAAAATATATAGACGATAAAGTTTACTTTTTAGATTCTAATGAAGGAAACATATATGATATAGATGGTACTAATATTAAAGACAATAAAGTAGAAAATAAACCTATAATTACGTTTATAATAATTGTAAGTTGTATTTTAATATTTAGTATATTAAAAATTACAATTTCTAATTATACTAAAGAGAAGAAGTAA
- a CDS encoding ATPase — protein MALEAIKEIQSSEEEAMEIIKSAQLESNEIIKKAYKQADDEYRNIINKCKNQAKQILDETITDAKNECIPILNQGKQDVENIKSISAEKIEKAVNLVIERIVNINGNS, from the coding sequence TTGGCATTAGAGGCTATCAAAGAAATACAATCTTCCGAGGAAGAAGCTATGGAAATTATAAAGTCAGCACAATTAGAAAGCAATGAAATTATAAAAAAAGCTTATAAACAAGCAGACGATGAATACAGAAATATTATAAACAAATGCAAAAATCAAGCAAAACAAATTTTGGATGAGACTATTACAGATGCAAAAAATGAATGTATACCAATATTGAACCAAGGAAAACAAGATGTTGAAAATATAAAAAGTATTTCAGCTGAAAAAATAGAAAAGGCAGTAAATTTAGTAATTGAGAGGATAGTGAATATCAATGGCAATAGTTAA
- a CDS encoding dicarboxylate/amino acid:cation symporter, protein MQTKLKKVFCNLGVWIIISMILGIIVGSLLGQKASIFAPLGDVFMQLIKMVVIPLVATSIISGAASIGDSKSAGKMGLATFAYYLGSTAIAVTLGLLFGEIFKPGVGIDKTAVTSMFSLQYANKGGMPGFWETIKGIIPINPFESLVQGNILAILFFSLFFGFGIASLKDDRKDTVISFFSGVTDALVYVITKVMYVAPIGVFALMADATGSFGNKVLFLIAKLLIIFILALLLHTFGVYGGCIKLFSKTSPIKFFKKIYEAQLLALSTASSMATLPVSMEICEKELGVAKETTSFVLPLGATINMNGNAIYYALASCFFAQMFGINLGLHQYIAIIFTSTIGSIGQAGVPGPSLLVVAVLISAGIPVEGLPILIAVDRIFDMLRTTVNITGDASCAVIVDGIGKSQ, encoded by the coding sequence GTGCAAACAAAACTGAAAAAAGTTTTTTGTAATTTAGGCGTTTGGATTATTATCTCAATGATACTTGGTATTATAGTTGGATCATTATTGGGTCAAAAGGCTTCTATATTTGCTCCCCTTGGTGATGTTTTCATGCAACTTATTAAAATGGTTGTTATACCTTTAGTTGCTACTTCTATTATATCTGGAGCCGCTTCTATTGGAGATTCAAAATCAGCTGGGAAAATGGGACTTGCTACATTTGCCTACTATTTAGGTTCAACAGCAATAGCAGTTACCCTAGGATTATTATTTGGAGAAATTTTCAAGCCTGGTGTTGGTATTGACAAAACTGCTGTAACATCTATGTTTTCACTTCAGTACGCTAATAAAGGTGGTATGCCAGGATTTTGGGAAACTATAAAAGGAATTATTCCAATAAATCCTTTTGAATCTTTAGTTCAAGGAAATATATTAGCTATATTATTTTTTAGCTTATTTTTTGGTTTCGGAATTGCATCTTTAAAAGATGATCGTAAAGATACTGTAATATCTTTTTTTAGTGGAGTAACAGATGCTCTTGTATATGTAATAACTAAAGTTATGTATGTAGCTCCTATTGGAGTTTTTGCATTAATGGCTGATGCTACAGGAAGTTTTGGAAATAAGGTACTTTTCTTAATAGCAAAACTTTTAATTATTTTCATATTAGCCTTACTACTTCATACATTTGGAGTTTATGGTGGATGTATAAAATTATTTTCTAAAACATCACCTATTAAGTTTTTTAAAAAAATATATGAAGCTCAATTATTAGCATTATCAACTGCCTCTTCTATGGCAACACTTCCAGTAAGTATGGAAATATGCGAAAAGGAATTAGGCGTTGCAAAAGAAACAACATCTTTTGTTCTTCCTTTAGGCGCTACTATTAACATGAATGGTAATGCAATATATTATGCTCTTGCTTCTTGTTTCTTTGCTCAAATGTTTGGAATTAACTTAGGATTACATCAATATATAGCTATTATCTTTACATCAACTATTGGTTCTATCGGACAAGCTGGTGTTCCTGGACCTTCTCTTTTAGTTGTTGCAGTATTAATCTCTGCCGGAATACCTGTTGAAGGACTTCCAATACTAATAGCAGTAGATAGAATATTTGATATGTTAAGAACAACTGTTAATATAACTGGTGACGCATCTTGTGCAGTAATAGTTGACGGTATCGGGAAATCACAATAG
- the spoVB gene encoding stage V sporulation protein B, protein MNNDKFLKNSILLTLSNSTTGILKFVFSIILSRELGAEGMGLYALIMPIYDLFCCLVCGGMITALSKQASSFYAKHDCKNLHKCIHVTIVFDLIWTIFIAVFVSLNSNYIGLKIIKDSRSIHSLILICIALIFVALSSIIKGYFYGISNVTTPSIIDIFEKFIRIIVTILVIKLLPVKEIEYTVTAVYASLAAGEFVSFLLLYIFYRHSKTKDFSNHCKDYPMEASPQLLFDILFMAVPLCVNGFLTTAISTVSTLILPRRLLLAGFSHTTSLGMIGKFSGMALTIIFFPLVVITSMSIVLIPDIAETVERKDYMVLEERLKQVIKISFLIGISTLIICFSISSPLGKLFFARDDLGTYIKFAAISAPFTYVSSTTFSILNGLGKQGVLLRNSLIVAIEELILLYVLTSIPSINILGYGLSLLITSITSLIMNMHEIKKKCYMEFSLGNIIIDILLSLLIYFIINIMNNIIPNTLFKLKISTIIILGFVLFFSINFILDKTIKNT, encoded by the coding sequence ATGAATAATGATAAATTTCTAAAGAACTCCATACTATTGACTCTTTCAAACTCTACAACAGGAATCCTGAAATTTGTTTTTTCCATAATACTTTCTAGAGAACTTGGTGCAGAAGGAATGGGCCTTTATGCTCTTATAATGCCTATATATGATCTTTTTTGTTGTTTAGTTTGTGGTGGTATGATCACTGCTCTTTCAAAACAAGCCTCCTCATTTTATGCCAAACATGACTGTAAGAATCTTCATAAATGCATACATGTAACTATAGTATTTGATTTAATTTGGACTATTTTTATTGCTGTTTTTGTTTCTTTAAACTCAAATTACATAGGTCTAAAAATAATAAAAGACTCAAGAAGTATACATAGTTTAATATTAATATGTATAGCTTTAATATTCGTAGCACTCTCATCCATTATAAAAGGATATTTTTATGGTATATCTAATGTGACTACCCCTTCCATCATAGATATATTTGAAAAGTTTATAAGAATAATCGTTACTATTTTAGTAATAAAACTGTTGCCAGTAAAAGAAATAGAATATACCGTAACAGCAGTATATGCCTCTTTAGCTGCTGGTGAATTTGTAAGCTTCCTATTATTATATATATTTTATAGACATAGTAAAACTAAAGATTTTTCAAATCACTGCAAAGATTATCCAATGGAAGCTAGTCCTCAATTATTATTTGATATATTATTCATGGCTGTGCCTCTTTGTGTAAATGGATTTCTTACAACAGCTATATCTACAGTATCAACTCTTATACTACCAAGACGACTTTTACTTGCAGGATTTAGCCACACTACTTCTTTAGGTATGATAGGTAAATTTTCCGGAATGGCTCTTACAATAATATTTTTTCCTCTTGTAGTTATAACATCTATGTCCATAGTGCTTATTCCTGACATTGCTGAAACTGTAGAAAGAAAAGACTATATGGTTTTAGAAGAAAGGTTAAAACAAGTTATTAAAATTTCTTTTTTAATTGGAATTTCTACTTTAATTATTTGTTTTAGTATATCTTCACCTTTAGGCAAACTTTTCTTTGCACGTGATGATCTTGGAACTTATATTAAATTTGCAGCAATATCCGCCCCATTTACTTATGTATCTTCAACAACATTTAGTATTTTAAACGGTCTCGGAAAACAAGGAGTTTTACTTAGAAATTCTTTGATTGTAGCCATTGAAGAACTTATTCTTCTATATGTTTTAACTTCTATACCTAGTATAAACATTTTAGGATATGGTCTTAGTTTATTGATTACCTCTATAACTAGTTTAATTATGAACATGCATGAAATAAAGAAAAAATGTTACATGGAATTCTCTTTAGGGAATATCATTATAGACATTTTACTAAGTTTATTAATCTACTTTATTATTAATATAATGAATAACATAATACCAAATACATTATTCAAATTAAAAATTTCAACCATAATTATATTAGGATTTGTATTATTCTTTTCTATTAATTTCATATTAGATAAAACCATAAAAAATACCTAA